One Citrus sinensis cultivar Valencia sweet orange chromosome 5, DVS_A1.0, whole genome shotgun sequence genomic window, ATGCAAAGGCTCGGTTGGAACACGCCTAGAGTGACTATGGAGTCTGGGGAAGGGGAAACTAGTGGACAGACGCCTGTAATTCCATACCTGCATATCTTTGATGAAGATTCTGATGGAACAGACTGAATGTTTTCTTGCCGGATGTGAAAGTTAAGGGTGTACATTCATGAGTTTTGCCATGAGTTAAAGGAGCCAGGTCTCCGTGtatacaattattattttgctaaaatatatttaattctaCATCTTATATCATATACATGTgaaaatgcatttattttgaactGGTAGGGTGTGTTGTTCTTTCTTCGTGCTCATTTTCACGAGTCAGACAAATGGTATggttaattcttttaaaaccaaattaattctattttcaCTTGGGAGTTGATGTTCACCACTCATTCAAATTTGATACCTAGTGATTCCATTCCACAGCAATTGTAGCTCCAAAACGACAGCACCTCAGTCAAAGCAtaccctatatttttaatctttgtttCTTGTAATTATGAGTGTGTTGCATACTGCTTTCCGTATTACAAAAAGACCAACCACTTCTAGCATTCGACTCCACTCCTCTCAACCAAAAAGAAGGGGGAGGACAAacgaaaaaaggaaaaggaaaagaaaaagagagtttGCATAGATTAATTGCAGAGGTGGTTTAGGTTCAGTtgtcatcttcttcatcatcatcatcataatcgTCGTCAATTATTTGACTAGCAATGGTTTCACAATAATGGTCGATGCTCATACGGTCATGCTTCCTAGATTCACTTTTGTTTGCTGTCTTTCTACTAATGTATTGCTGAATAACAAGAACCGATGCATGCGAAGAAAAGTTAGACATCGCCAGTACGGATCCAATTACACCCAGTTCTGGAAAATTTGTCGAGTTGTCTAAGGATAAGTCATAGGTGAGGCGCGATTCTGCTCCTTCCCTTCTACCAATTATGTATAGATCACAGTTATCACTCAGATCTTTTATGGCTGCTACAATTTCTTCACCATTATTCACCACATTTTCTATGTAACTTATGGACTCATCATTCATAGTCTTGAACTTGAACTCATATATATCTTCATCATCCGCTTGCTTTTCCGTACATCTTGCTACTTCACTGTTGTGCTTCTGATGAAGAACTGTTCTTGGATCCTTGCCTGGAAGAAATCTTACAACCGTCAGTTTGACATTAGGATGGGCAGCCATTCTCCACGCATAGGCTAAGGCCTCTCTGTCATCTGGCCCTCCTAAGAAGAGCATGAGCAAGTGTTGTATTCCATGATGATCCTTGAGCTGGGACTCTTTATCTTCATCTGAACCCAGTCCACGATCAACAAATATACACACTGAACATGGCGTGTTTTGCAACAGGTTTAGGTTCACAGTTCTGTTGGTGTTGGCATTTCGAATTTTGTCATTAGTTGTTAATGGTCTTATATATGGTATGATAATAAAGGCAACACGCTTGTCCTCCGCAAGACAGCAAATGTCTTCATGCATGCTTTCATGAGACGATACAGATGTGAGTGTGTGAACATTGACTGCATTATTACTCGTCTTCTCATAATTTTCAAAGGCTTTCTTAAATTGCTCTGCCTCTGTAGCTTGCATGGGACAAGAATCGTTAAACCCAGTGGAGTTGCTTCCATCATTCATCAATAACATGGCAGTAGAATGTCCTAAATGCTCCACAAGATGGACTGCGAAGACATGGATCGCAGATTGGTTGGTGGCGTTTGAAACTTGTAGGAGGTTGATCATACCAGCTATGTTGCGCGTTGAATGGATGCATGCCATGATTCGAAATTCTGCTTTTTCCTTTGTTCTTTGTATGGTTCTGCACTTGTAGTTCATGAATTGCTTTGTTGCCTTGTAGGTTGCAGCGAGGATGGGCTCGATCACACATGTCATCACAAAAAGTGCAAAGATTGTTGGAGGAAATGCTTCGTCAACCAAATCCTGAACAACAAATTCAATGTCATAACTTTGCATCCTTAATTTTGTAAGTACGCAgatattgaattgaaaatttagaagAGCAAGTAGTTAACCTTTCTATTGCAGGCGGTGTTGAGGACAATCAAAGCTAAAAGACCTTTGGTGTTCATAAGTAGACCAAGGGCCAGCCCTTCCTTAGGTGGGATCTTGTGAAGCAGTGAGACAAGGAAAGTGATCAAAATCTTGCTCATTCCAAACCCAAATAAAACTACCAACACAAACATCCAAGGTTTATGAGAAGAAAATACGACAAGATTTGATCGGAATCCAGTGAGTAAAAAGAAGCCAGGCAACCCAGATGACACAAGAAAGTCATCAAGCTTGTCCTTGAATGTGTTGGTGATCGGTTGCTTCTTTGGCATAATAACTCCAAGAGTGAAAGCACCAATAGCAGAGTGTGCTCCACATCCGTCAGTGATGAATCCACATAACAAAACTCCAGCAAGCACAAACGAGATATGGGTGTCTGAGAGATTATTATCTCCTCTGATTGCGCTGCAAAACACCCACGAGAGAGCTGGACGAACCACAACTACACATATTAGTATGAAGCCAACGGTTGAGAGCACCTCATAGTATTGGCTAGGATTAGATACTAAGATGCAGGCAAGAAGAAGCATCCAGGTGAAAAGGTCACTTAAAAGTGCTGAAGACAGTGCAATCCTTCCAATATCCAAGTGTAGAATCCTGAGGTCTGTGAGGATTTGGGTGAGTTCTTGGAAGTTTGTGGCGGTTAGAGCCACAGCACAAAACATGTAACCCCCCTGGGTGATAAACTCTTGCGATTCACCTATCACCAGGAAAAATGCACCAAGCCCAACAGCCATTGGGACTAAAGTTCCAGCCAAGGCAATGCTGACGACTTTATTAGTCATCCCAGTTGCTGAGATTAGGTTTATATCCATGTCTAATCCAATCAAGAACAGGTAGAACAACAAAGCGATGTAAGCATATGTCTCTAACAACATCACGCTCTTATAAGGAAACATTTCctgttgaaaaaatattgatcTTTGACCCAGTAGTACTCCCGCCTGCATGTATTGAATAAAACTACGACTAAGATCAATGATATGTGAATGGAGATAAATGGTATGTTGGGCGGGTGTACCACCTCAAAACTCATCATTTTTGCACGTTTGATGGATCCTTTAAAGTGGATGGTCCCCCAATATTACCCACCAGACTCCTAAAATGACAGGTTCTAATGCATTAGCTTAGCACGCTGAGGTGGTACGCCAACaccacaaaaatatttatcgtATAATGAAGTACTTACGAGGATTTGGCCGACTATTGGAGGTTGCCGTAAAGGTTTGAGGATGGCGACAAGAAGGTGATTGATAAAAAGAACATATGCAAGTTGAATAAGGAACAGAGGAGCATATGAGGGGAAATTGAATTGATCATGATTCCGCCATATCCTGATTGTGCCGCTTGAATTTGCATAATAACAAGCCTCAAGACCATCCGttgtatttattgtttgaTAGTCTCCGGAGGAACCCATGATTGCTTTTGAGATAATTAATAGGTTGTGATgtgaaatgagaaaaaaaatagaaaatcaagaTAGGAAGCTGCAATTTACGAAGCTGCTCTTTTGTTGGTGTTTGTTGGAATCATGTATATATTGGCTAAAATGAAtttcacaatttatttaattgagagaGATACTAATTACAGCTAAACATGACAAAGGTGTCAAAGGGTACATCTGTGTTAAGCTAAAAAGTCTCAGCTGAAATACCACCTTTGACCCTTCAGAGACCGCCAAATGAGAAATAGAATAACTGTCTTTTACTGATAGCGGATACAAAACGACGCTGTTTTACTTTGTGACCAGGAGAAGTCTTTGCCTTGGCCTTTTGCCAACTATAAACGTTGAGAGCATGGTACACACTTTTGACAGTAGCAAAAATGGCATCGAGAGACTCGGATTATGGAGCTTTCATGGAGAAATTTGTTCTTCAACCAAGCTCTTCGGCTCATCAACTTCCTTTAAGTGGCCTCACTTTTGCAATTAAAGACATGTAAGTCTTCCGATAACTTGAATACATaacataaatgaatttattttgattctttctTATTAAATCACTCTTTTTCATGATAATATTTTGTAGAACCATTCTTGTTCTCACGTGCCTttaatttcatgcaattttgTTATCGTTTCACCTTCTGGGTATGCTAAAATTGTTTGCAAGCTTTTAAATTCTGTTTAATTTCTTGTAGAATTGTGTCTTTGGTAATATACTTACCAATCAACTCTTGGAGAAGTGTCTATGCTAACTATTGCATCGATTGCAGtgtatttatattatcttaatgctttttgtgtgtgtttttgCGAGCTCATAGACTCTGTGCGGTTGGATGTTGATATTTTAACTTGAATTTTTGGAAGCAGATTTGATGTGGATGGACATGTCACTGGATTTGGAAATCCTGATTGGGCAAGGACTCATTCTGCTGCCACATCAACTGCGCCTGCTGTTTTGGCTGTGTTAAGTGGAGGTGCCACATCTATTGGTAAAACTATCATGGATGAAATGGCATACAGGTTAGAGTTCAAACCAATTCATTgtttcaattcaatttaactATGTTTTCTAGCGATTTTAGTGAAGTAttgtttgctttctcttctgAGTTGACTCTAGTGAAGACATCATGcttgatgaaaaaaatactGAATTAGTTTATTCTATACTCTTGGTTACATAGATGATGTCAATTCTGGGGCTCTTTTATGCACAATTCATTTGTTGCGTTTCAAAAACTCTGGATGATCATATCATTTCAGTATAAATGGAGAAAATAAGCATTATGGAACACCCACAAATCCATGGGCACCAGACCGAGTACCTGGAGGATCTTCTAGTGGATCTGCTGTCGCAGTTGGTGCTAAGCTTGTAGACTTTTCCCTGGGTCAGTATCTCTTTCTTTAACAGGTCCTATGTGTTGTGATTTTTGCTTTGGTAGCCAGAGTATAAGGAAAATGTTCTGTCCATCTCAGGAACTGATACTGGTGGAAGTGTAAGGGTCCCTGCCTCGTATTGTGGGATTTTCGGGTTTCGGCCTTCCCACGGTTCCGTTTCTACTGCTGGAGTCATTCCAATGGCCCAGAGTTTCGACACTGTAGGTAAGGAACTGATACTATTTTATTCACGCACAATTCAGTCATGCATATTATTCCCTGGCTATTTTATATACAGAACTTTATAATTTGCAGCATTTCTTCAATATGATCTCATTGTTTTACACTGAATTCTCATCTAGGATGGTTTGCTTGGGatcctaaaattttgaatcgAGTTGGACGTGTTCTACTGCAGTTGCCTGATGATGCAAGTCTGGTCAGACCTAGTCGGGTGATCTTTGCCGAAGATTGCTTGCAACTTTCAAGCATTCCAAGTGATCAAATAACTCAAGGTCTAGTTAAATCAGTGGAGAAATTATTTGGTGGTGGGTAGATATTCCAGCTAATAATTCTAATACCAGTCAAGTTCCATAGAAAATTTGGAATTTATTCGCCACATCAGACACAGAATAGTAGtaatatttaagttattttgcGTAGGTCATATTGTAGAGAATGTGATTCTTGGAGACTATGTGAAGGACAAAGTTCCTAGTTTGCAGCATTTCATAGGTGAAGGGAACAAAGAACCGGAGTATAGTATACCATCCTTGGCAGCCCTTTCAAGTGCCAGGGGCTTGCTACTAAGGTGATTATGTGAAGAGAACTCAACTTCTTAACTTATTCACGTGACTCAAAAACTTGTTTTAGTATTCATTGAATGCTGAATTTTGTGACAATTTGGAGCATAGGTATGAATTCAAGAATAACCATGGCGATTGGGTGACTACAGTCAAACCTGATTTAGGCCCAGGAATATCAGAAGCCGTGTGGGAAGCTGTTAGAACATCTGCGGAAAACATTGATGTATGTCAATCTGTAAAGACTGAACTACGTGCTGCTCTCAGTGCACTTCTTGGGGTACCCTTTCTTTCTCTCCGTCTCAATTTTTAGAAGCAAAAAATCTGTTCTTCAAAGCTTATAACTTCCTTTGCAAGAAATCTCTTAATAACTTTATTGGATGTGCTATTACTAGCTAAAAGAAATGTTGTAATCCTATTTACAAAAGAAAGGCATCGCtcatttacaaattatattcTTCCAGGACTACGGCATCCTTGTTATCCCTACAGTTCCTGGTCCTCCACCAAAGCTACAGATGGATCCATCAGCATTGGAAGTTTTTCATGCCCAGGCTTTTAGCTTGCTGTCCATTGCTGTAGTATCAGGATTCTGCCAggtctctttcttctttggtttctataataaaattcttctaatattttttccCCTCGCAAATCATGTCTAATTTCTACATATACAGGTAAGCATACCACTAGGACTGCATGATAATCTACCTGTGGCAATTTCCTTGTTGGCTAAGCATGGTTCAGATGGGTTCTTGCTCAACCTTGTTGAGACTCTTCATGACACCCTTAAAGAAGAGCTTCAAGAATGAGTGAAAGAGTTACTAAACTGGGATTTCCAACAATCTCTGTAAGTTTTATGCCATTCTCCAGcctaaccaaaaaaaaaaaagaaaagaaaaaaaaaactgagcATAAAAGCCTATTGCGTATGCACTTCATGCCCCCTAATGCTTGCTTCTCaaatctctttcttcttcaggTGCCATTGTTGGAAATTCAGATGATAAACTATGGGGGTGTGTGTATAGGAATAAATGTAGTTACTTCTTCTATGAGAAAAATAGTTGAAAAATGCAACATATGAGCAGTATGTGCTCCTGGTCCTGTTGATGATGTAGAATTGAAAAGCAATTctaatatatgatatataCTAGGAAAGATTATGGGAGTTACAATTGATTGAGACGTCTGATTATTGTTAATGTTTAATTCTTCAGAATGAATACTCTTTGTAATGAATTCcatctattatttattaattgttagtGGGTGTTAGTTGATTAACTTTATGAATGagacaagaaaattatttaaaatatgatgattatatatttacaatttaataagtgacgaaaaatgataaaatgggAGTTGGgacattataaattaatcactTTAATGAGGAAAGGTGAAGGCCAAGAGAGAGTGCAATTGGGGTGGGGTGGTTGAGAGTTAAGACATGAAAGAACAATAAAAACATTGGGGAGCCTCTATGTTACATTGAATGTACCATACACAACCAACAAgaaccacacaaattgtgGGACCCACATAATTGTGTGGTTCTTCTTAATTGTGTATGGTACATTCAATGTAACATAGCAAAATCCAAAACATTGTGGTAAAAGGAAACTATTCATAAAGCGACCTTTAGACTGCACGCGCTTCTTGAACGCTTGTTGAACACGCACTATTGAAATGCAAACTAAGTTGCAATCCAA contains:
- the LOC102631333 gene encoding cation/H(+) antiporter 23, chloroplastic-like isoform X2, translating into MMSFEAGVLLGQRSIFFQQEMFPYKSVMLLETYAYIALLFYLFLIGLDMDINLISATGMTNKVVSIALAGTLVPMAVGLGAFFLVIGESQEFITQGGYMFCAVALTATNFQELTQILTDLRILHLDIGRIALSSALLSDLFTWMLLLACILVSNPSQYYEVLSTVGFILICVVVVRPALSWVFCSAIRGDNNLSDTHISFVLAGVLLCGFITDGCGAHSAIGAFTLGVIMPKKQPITNTFKDKLDDFLVSSGLPGFFLLTGFRSNLVVFSSHKPWMFVLVVLFGFGMSKILITFLVSLLHKIPPKEGLALGLLMNTKGLLALIVLNTACNRKDLVDEAFPPTIFALFVMTCVIEPILAATYKATKQFMNYKCRTIQRTKEKAEFRIMACIHSTRNIAGMINLLQVSNATNQSAIHVFAVHLVEHLGHSTAMLLMNDGSNSTGFNDSCPMQATEAEQFKKAFENYEKTSNNAVNVHTLTSVSSHESMHEDICCLAEDKRVAFIIIPYIRPLTTNDKIRNANTNRTVNLNLLQNTPCSVCIFVDRGLGSDEDKESQLKDHHGIQHLLMLFLGGPDDREALAYAWRMAAHPNVKLTVVRFLPGKDPRTVLHQKHNSEVARCTEKQADDEDIYEFKFKTMNDESISYIENVVNNGEEIVAAIKDLSDNCDLYIIGRREGAESRLTYDLSLDNSTNFPELGVIGSVLAMSNFSSHASVLVIQQYISRKTANKSESRKHDRMSIDHYCETIASQIIDDDYDDDDEEDDN
- the LOC102631333 gene encoding cation/H(+) antiporter 15-like isoform X1; protein product: MGSSGDYQTINTTDGLEACYYANSSGTIRIWRNHDQFNFPSYAPLFLIQLAYVLFINHLLVAILKPLRQPPIVGQILAGVLLGQRSIFFQQEMFPYKSVMLLETYAYIALLFYLFLIGLDMDINLISATGMTNKVVSIALAGTLVPMAVGLGAFFLVIGESQEFITQGGYMFCAVALTATNFQELTQILTDLRILHLDIGRIALSSALLSDLFTWMLLLACILVSNPSQYYEVLSTVGFILICVVVVRPALSWVFCSAIRGDNNLSDTHISFVLAGVLLCGFITDGCGAHSAIGAFTLGVIMPKKQPITNTFKDKLDDFLVSSGLPGFFLLTGFRSNLVVFSSHKPWMFVLVVLFGFGMSKILITFLVSLLHKIPPKEGLALGLLMNTKGLLALIVLNTACNRKDLVDEAFPPTIFALFVMTCVIEPILAATYKATKQFMNYKCRTIQRTKEKAEFRIMACIHSTRNIAGMINLLQVSNATNQSAIHVFAVHLVEHLGHSTAMLLMNDGSNSTGFNDSCPMQATEAEQFKKAFENYEKTSNNAVNVHTLTSVSSHESMHEDICCLAEDKRVAFIIIPYIRPLTTNDKIRNANTNRTVNLNLLQNTPCSVCIFVDRGLGSDEDKESQLKDHHGIQHLLMLFLGGPDDREALAYAWRMAAHPNVKLTVVRFLPGKDPRTVLHQKHNSEVARCTEKQADDEDIYEFKFKTMNDESISYIENVVNNGEEIVAAIKDLSDNCDLYIIGRREGAESRLTYDLSLDNSTNFPELGVIGSVLAMSNFSSHASVLVIQQYISRKTANKSESRKHDRMSIDHYCETIASQIIDDDYDDDDEEDDN
- the LOC127898583 gene encoding amidase 1-like, giving the protein MASRDSDYGAFMEKFVLQPSSSAHQLPLSGLTFAIKDIFDVDGHVTGFGNPDWARTHSAATSTAPAVLAVLSGGATSIGKTIMDEMAYSINGENKHYGTPTNPWAPDRVPGGSSSGSAVAVGAKLVDFSLGTDTGGSVRVPASYCGIFGFRPSHGSVSTAGVIPMAQSFDTVGWFAWDPKILNRVGRVLLQLPDDASLVRPSRVIFAEDCLQLSSIPSDQITQGLVKSVEKLFGGHIVENVILGDYVKDKVPSLQHFIGEGNKEPEYSIPSLAALSSARGLLLRYEFKNNHGDWVTTVKPDLGPGISEAVWEAVRTSAENIDVCQSVKTELRAALSALLGDYGILVIPTVPGPPPKLQMDPSALEVFHAQAFSLLSIAVVSGFCQVSIPLGLHDNLPVAISLLAKHGSDGFLLNLVETLHDTLKEELQE